The Alosa sapidissima isolate fAloSap1 chromosome 16, fAloSap1.pri, whole genome shotgun sequence genome has a segment encoding these proteins:
- the LOC121685206 gene encoding uncharacterized protein LOC121685206 translates to MTWRPRGFPGLRWHGWTSYSTSALDDRFGLRGTPELIYNCDETGFGDKGSSRKRVLCGKGQKTVYAQQVTTREHVTVHCCVNAAGEAIPPFVIFAKCLPSTAYGLEGPTNALYGVSGTGYMDSELFLKWLEHFVKYARQERPLLLFMDQHDTHVGTRVVDFCRANQIEVACLPSHATHVLQPLDVSVYGPLKAAFSDLARHLGLVRGNLIIGKKNFTPVLKVAFEPVTHTTSRVGSRTQACNPHNIQSGFKNTGL, encoded by the coding sequence ATGACATGGAGACCGAGAGGATTCCCGGGGCTACGGTGGCACGGGTGGACGAGCTATTCCACGTCTGCCCTGGACGACCGGTTCGGACTCCGCGGGACCCCTGAGCTCATCTACAACTGCGATGAGACCGGATTCGGCGACAAGGGCTCCTCCAGAAAGCGTGTTCTCTGTGGGAAAGGCCAAAAGACCGTCTATGCGCAGCAGGTGACAACCAGAGAACACGTCACGGTGCACTGCTGCGTAAACGCTGCTGGGGAGGCCATACCACCATTTGTCATCTTCGCAAAGTGCCTCCCCAGCACAGCCTACGGTTTGGAGGGGCCCACCAATGCGCTCTACGGTGTGTCTGGTACGGGGTACATGGACAGTGAGCTGTTTTTGAAGTGGCTGGAGCACTTCGTGAAATATGCCCGGCAGGAGCGACCACTCCTCCTCTTCATGGACCAACATGACACTCATGTTGGGACAAGAGTGGTCGACTTCTGTCGGGCGAACCAGATCGAGGTGGCGTGCCTGCCATCGCACGCCACCCATGTGCTCCAGCCGCTGGATGTGTCGGTGTACGGCCCTCTGAAGGCGGCATTTTCAGATCTGGCGAGACATCTGGGGCTGGTGAGAGGCAACCTCATCATCGGGAAGAAGAACTTCACGCCGGTGCTGAAGGTCGCGTTTGAGCCTGTAACCCACACAACATCCAGAGTGGGTTCAAGAACACAGGCGTGTAACCCACACAACATCCAGAGTGGGTTCAAGAACACAGGCCTGTAA
- the erlin1 gene encoding erlin-1 — protein MTMAHVGAVVAAVTGLMAILLHSSIHRIDEGHVGVYYRGGALLTFPNGPGYHIMLPFITTYRSVQTTLQTDEIKNVPCGTSGGVMIYFDRIEVVNMLVPTAVVDIVRNYTADYDKTLIFNKIHHELNQFCSVHTLQEVYIELFDIIDENLRTALQKDLTNMAPGLTIQAVRVTKPKIPESIRRNYELMEAEKTRLMITAQTQKVVEKEAETERKKAIIEAQKVLQVAEIHFQQKVMEKQTEKKISEIEDSAFLAREKAKADAEYYTAEKIAEANRVKLTPEYLQMVKYQAIASNSKIYFGQDIPNMFVDNSAPSEGGGAVQEDGAELTENRPRHKGAPSRTHTEGQ, from the exons ATGACAATGGCTCATGTTGGAGCAGTGGTCGCGGCGGTGACTGGGCTCATGGCCATCCTCCTACACTCATCCATACACCGCATAGACGAGGGACACGTGGGCGTCTACTACAG AGGTGGAGCACTCTTGACTTTCCCGAACGGGCCTGGATACCATATCATGCTGCCTTTTATCACTACCTACAGatctgtgcag aCGACACTGCAGACAGATGAGATTAAGAATGTGCCTTGTGGAACCag CGGGGGTGTGATGATCTACTTTGACCGAATCGAGGTTGTGAACATGCTGGTGCCGACTGCAG tggTGGACATTGTGAGGAACTACACCGCTGACTACGATAAAACACTCATCTTCAACAAGATCCACCACGAGCTCAACCAGTTCTGTAGTGTACACACGCTTCAGGAAGTTTACATTGAGCTCTTCG aCATCATCGATGAGAACCTGAGGACGGCCTTGCAGAAGGATCTGACTAATATGGCCCCCGGGCTCACCATTCAG GCTGTGCGCGTCACCAAGCCGAAAATCCCCGAGTCGATCAGGAGGAACTATGAGCTTAT GGAGGCGGAGAAGACTCGTCTGATGATCACGGCCCAGACACAGAAGGTCGTGGAGAAGGAGGCTgagacggagagaaagaaagccatCATCG agGCGCAGAAGGTGCTCCAGGTGGCTGAGATCCATTTCCAGCAGAAGGTGATGGAGAAGCAGACTGAAAAGAAGATCTCAGAGATTGAgg acTCTGCATTTCTGGCACGAGAGAAGGCCAAAGCAGATGCTGAGTACTACACAGCAGAGAAGATTGCTGAAGCCAACagg GTGAAGTTGACCCCTGAGTACCTGCAGATGGTGAAGTACCAGGCCATTGCGTCCAACAGCAAGATCTACTTTGGCCAGGACATCCCCAACATGTTTGTGGACAACAGCGCCCCCTCTGAGGGTGGAGGAGCGGTGCAGGAGGACGGCGCCGAGCTCACAGAGAACAGGCCCCGCCACAAGGGTGCGCCGTCCCGCACCCACACAGAGGGGCAGTGA